In a single window of the Olivibacter sp. SDN3 genome:
- a CDS encoding substrate-binding domain-containing protein: protein MMSNSTFFDYVRVDSYSSTPKYLQLAHAILGAVREGKFQKNNLLPSLNELTSHLEISRETADRGYKYLRYLGILKAVPGKGHFISTTELKAPLRICLLVNKISEGKSLFYDTLVTALGKDIPIDFYVYNNDFYLFKQLLHKRQDYTHYIILPHFLDNAEAAEALIDKLPKDKLLVLDKKLPGIKGHYTCIYEDFENDIYRALDQAKHCLSKYHTLKLVFSSKSYLPSAIKKGFHKFCQQYAFEREILHEVNTAVLTKGEAYICVNDDDLVNLLDKMALGNLKIGEDIGIISYNDTPLKKYIAGGITTISTDHQQMGLLAAKAIKENPIQQIALDFCLQLRNSL from the coding sequence ATGATGAGCAATAGTACTTTTTTTGATTATGTACGTGTTGATAGCTATTCATCAACACCTAAATATCTACAGTTAGCTCACGCCATATTGGGAGCTGTGAGAGAAGGAAAATTTCAGAAAAACAACCTATTGCCCTCTTTAAATGAGCTCACTAGTCATTTGGAGATTTCTAGAGAAACTGCAGACAGAGGGTACAAATACCTTAGATACCTAGGTATATTGAAAGCTGTACCTGGTAAAGGGCACTTCATCTCAACCACGGAGTTGAAAGCTCCGTTACGTATCTGTTTATTAGTGAATAAAATTAGTGAGGGTAAAAGTTTATTTTACGATACACTGGTAACGGCTTTGGGAAAAGATATTCCGATTGATTTTTATGTCTATAACAACGACTTCTATTTGTTTAAACAGTTGCTGCATAAAAGACAGGATTATACACATTACATTATTTTACCACATTTCTTAGATAACGCCGAAGCTGCAGAAGCATTAATCGATAAGCTACCGAAAGATAAGCTGCTCGTGTTGGATAAAAAACTGCCGGGTATTAAAGGGCATTATACCTGTATTTATGAGGATTTTGAAAATGATATCTACCGAGCGCTCGATCAGGCAAAGCACTGCTTGAGCAAGTACCATACCTTAAAATTAGTTTTTTCATCAAAAAGTTATTTACCCTCTGCGATCAAGAAAGGTTTTCATAAGTTTTGTCAGCAATATGCTTTCGAGCGGGAGATCTTGCATGAAGTTAACACCGCAGTCCTAACAAAAGGTGAAGCGTATATCTGTGTAAACGATGATGATTTGGTAAACCTATTGGATAAAATGGCTCTTGGCAATTTAAAGATAGGTGAAGATATTGGTATCATATCTTATAATGATACACCGTTAAAAAAATATATCGCAGGAGGCATCACTACCATCAGCACAGATCATCAGCAGATGGGATTACTGGCAGCGAAGGCTATCAAAGAAAATCCAATACAGCAAATAGCTTTGGATTTCTGTCTGCAATTGCGCAACTCGTTATAA
- a CDS encoding right-handed parallel beta-helix repeat-containing protein — translation MRSFIIAVLLMSMGTIHLKGAELWVSPQGADTYPGTKSQPVATLDAALRKVREWRRLNDERVAKGVNIYMQGGRYRLKQPIFIRPEDSGTATSPTIISAAPDEQPIISGGIPLKKNWQKVTDDNARLAAVARGKVWVIDAPKMGDEVVDFRQLWVNDIKAVRAKSTLGDSMDRILSWNHKDETCWIPKSTNFQWQSGMEFFIHQWWAVATLRIKEANVVADSVQLSFLQPESKLQSEHPWPAPWLSKETGNSAFYLTNSIHFLDEPGEWYLDKQRAKLYYWPRDGENLSTAEVLVPYLETLLRVAGTIDQPVQHIHFKGITWQHSTWLRPSKRGHVALQAGMYFLDAYKLEVPGTSDKKGLENQAWIGRPDAAATLSYTQHTSFEDCKFEHLASTGLDYHRGVQHNSIKGNLFRDIGGSAILLGVFSDEAFETHLPYNPTDVRELTSDNRIENNLITNVTNEDWGCVGIGAGYVRNTIIQHNEISEVSYTGISLGWGWTPTVSAMANNKVSANKIHHYAKHMNDVAGIYTLSAQPGSVIEENYIDSIYTAPYAHLPEHWFYLYTDEGSAYFTVKNNWCPQEKFLQNANGPGNTWKHNGPMVSESVKQQAGLQEAYKYLLSR, via the coding sequence ATGAGATCTTTTATTATAGCTGTTCTCTTAATGTCCATGGGCACCATTCATTTGAAAGGAGCTGAACTTTGGGTATCTCCCCAAGGTGCCGACACTTATCCGGGAACAAAAAGCCAACCCGTGGCAACGCTCGATGCCGCCTTAAGGAAAGTGAGGGAGTGGCGAAGACTAAATGATGAAAGGGTGGCAAAAGGGGTGAATATCTATATGCAGGGAGGAAGATATAGGCTTAAGCAACCGATATTTATTCGCCCGGAAGATTCGGGAACGGCGACAAGCCCAACGATCATTTCTGCGGCTCCGGATGAACAGCCTATCATAAGCGGAGGGATACCGCTAAAGAAAAATTGGCAAAAAGTAACGGATGATAATGCACGTTTGGCTGCTGTTGCTCGGGGGAAGGTGTGGGTAATCGATGCTCCCAAGATGGGAGATGAAGTAGTAGATTTTAGGCAATTATGGGTAAATGATATCAAAGCTGTAAGAGCTAAAAGTACTTTAGGAGACAGTATGGACAGGATTTTGTCCTGGAACCATAAAGACGAAACCTGTTGGATTCCGAAAAGTACTAACTTCCAATGGCAGTCAGGAATGGAGTTTTTTATACACCAGTGGTGGGCAGTAGCTACCTTACGTATAAAAGAAGCGAATGTAGTAGCCGATAGCGTGCAGTTGTCTTTTTTACAGCCGGAAAGCAAGCTACAGTCCGAACACCCCTGGCCTGCTCCATGGCTTTCAAAAGAAACGGGTAACTCTGCTTTTTATCTGACCAATTCCATACATTTTTTAGATGAACCGGGAGAGTGGTATCTGGATAAACAGCGCGCAAAGTTATACTATTGGCCAAGGGATGGGGAAAATTTATCTACTGCCGAAGTTCTGGTACCTTATTTAGAAACGCTGCTTCGCGTGGCAGGGACCATCGATCAACCGGTGCAACATATACATTTTAAAGGAATCACTTGGCAGCATAGTACTTGGCTTCGTCCGTCAAAACGCGGACATGTTGCTTTGCAGGCGGGGATGTACTTTCTGGATGCTTACAAACTCGAAGTACCGGGTACTTCCGACAAAAAAGGACTGGAAAACCAAGCATGGATAGGACGACCCGATGCTGCAGCTACCCTGTCTTACACACAGCATACTTCTTTTGAAGACTGTAAATTCGAGCACTTGGCTTCCACTGGTTTGGACTACCACCGGGGTGTGCAACATAATAGTATTAAAGGTAATCTATTTAGAGATATCGGTGGCTCGGCAATTTTACTCGGAGTATTTTCAGACGAAGCTTTCGAAACGCATCTTCCCTATAATCCTACCGATGTAAGGGAGCTGACTTCCGATAATAGGATAGAAAACAATTTAATAACTAATGTTACCAATGAGGATTGGGGCTGTGTGGGAATCGGTGCTGGATATGTGCGTAATACAATTATCCAGCATAATGAAATTAGTGAAGTTTCCTATACTGGTATTAGTCTTGGGTGGGGATGGACACCCACGGTAAGCGCAATGGCTAATAACAAAGTTTCGGCTAATAAAATTCACCATTATGCCAAGCATATGAATGATGTGGCAGGTATTTATACCCTATCAGCACAACCCGGATCTGTCATTGAAGAAAATTATATCGATAGCATCTATACCGCGCCCTATGCACATCTACCTGAACATTGGTTTTACCTATATACAGACGAAGGATCAGCGTATTTTACCGTAAAAAACAACTGGTGTCCACAAGAGAAGTTTTTACAGAATGCCAACGGCCCGGGGAACACCTGGAAGCATAACGGACCAATGGTGTCGGAGAGCGTTAAACAACAGGCAGGTTTACAAGAAGCCTATAAGTATCTGTTAAGTAGGTGA
- a CDS encoding polysaccharide lyase, with protein MIISSYKTHKYFCRLLPFLVALLLVNTVAAQYPQIPDTLQAKTDALLQREDERLQKQWEESNAAIVRQEAQNGRPYIPWASYPLDLIKADIPAFPGAEGGGAFTPGGRGGRIFVVNSLDDKGPGTFREACEAAGARMIVFNVAGIIHLETPIEIRAPYVTIVGQTAPGDGVCIAGQSVSIETHDVIIRHMRFRRGNTDVTLRDDALGGDAMGNVIIDHCSASWGLDENMSIYRNMYTDGQGERLKLPTVNITIQNSIFSEALDTYNHAFGSTLGGLNSTFMRNLWAHNISRNSSVGMYGDFSFVNNVIFNWWNRTVDGGDHRSLFNIINNYYKPGPITPTDHPTGYRILKPEADRSQHDSLVFGRAYVQGNIVEGHEKVSADNWDGGVQIGNGGDAGIYRDLIKVDRPFPMSRLAIMEADDAFTFVLENAGATLPKRDAVDSRIVQEVATGKLDRLPNREIEDSPFVKRRLPKDSYKQGIIVDVSQVGGYPTYGGTPYKDSDNDGMPDEWEMQYGLDPFDPSDANGDVNGDGYTNIEKFIHGINPNEKVDWTDPANNHDTLNANAL; from the coding sequence ATGATTATTTCATCGTACAAAACACATAAATATTTTTGTAGACTACTCCCTTTTTTGGTAGCGCTATTGCTGGTAAACACTGTTGCTGCGCAGTATCCCCAAATCCCAGATACGCTTCAAGCGAAAACAGATGCTTTATTGCAGCGAGAAGACGAACGCCTTCAAAAACAATGGGAAGAATCCAATGCTGCGATCGTTCGTCAGGAGGCACAAAACGGGCGCCCTTATATTCCTTGGGCTTCGTATCCGCTCGATTTGATAAAAGCAGATATTCCAGCCTTTCCTGGAGCTGAAGGCGGTGGTGCATTTACGCCAGGTGGTAGAGGAGGAAGGATCTTTGTGGTTAATAGTTTGGATGACAAAGGCCCAGGTACGTTTAGAGAAGCATGTGAAGCTGCGGGAGCCAGAATGATCGTTTTTAATGTCGCAGGCATTATTCATTTGGAAACACCAATTGAAATAAGAGCTCCTTATGTGACTATTGTTGGCCAAACCGCTCCTGGAGATGGCGTTTGTATCGCCGGACAATCGGTTTCTATAGAAACGCACGATGTAATTATCCGACATATGCGTTTCCGTAGAGGGAATACTGATGTAACCCTCCGTGATGACGCCCTTGGCGGTGATGCTATGGGAAATGTGATCATTGACCACTGTTCAGCCAGTTGGGGTTTAGATGAAAATATGTCAATTTATAGAAATATGTATACCGACGGTCAGGGAGAACGACTGAAGTTGCCTACGGTAAACATAACCATTCAAAACAGCATTTTTTCAGAAGCCTTAGATACCTATAACCATGCTTTCGGCAGTACCTTGGGCGGGTTAAACAGTACCTTTATGCGAAACCTTTGGGCACATAATATCAGTAGAAATTCATCGGTGGGCATGTATGGTGATTTTTCTTTCGTAAATAATGTGATCTTCAACTGGTGGAACCGCACGGTCGATGGGGGCGACCATCGCTCGCTATTTAACATCATCAATAATTACTATAAGCCGGGTCCAATCACCCCAACCGATCATCCCACCGGGTATAGAATTTTAAAGCCTGAGGCAGATCGTTCTCAACATGATTCACTTGTTTTTGGTCGCGCCTACGTGCAAGGTAATATCGTAGAAGGTCATGAAAAAGTAAGTGCCGATAATTGGGATGGCGGTGTGCAGATTGGGAATGGGGGCGATGCCGGTATATATCGTGATTTAATAAAGGTCGATCGTCCATTTCCGATGTCTAGATTGGCTATTATGGAAGCCGATGACGCATTTACATTTGTTTTGGAAAATGCTGGTGCAACGTTGCCAAAAAGGGATGCAGTAGATAGTCGGATTGTTCAGGAGGTCGCAACGGGTAAATTGGATCGTCTACCAAATCGGGAAATAGAAGATTCCCCTTTTGTAAAAAGAAGGCTTCCAAAAGATTCCTATAAGCAGGGGATTATCGTAGACGTTAGTCAGGTGGGAGGATATCCAACCTATGGCGGTACGCCCTATAAAGATTCGGATAACGATGGAATGCCAGACGAATGGGAAATGCAATATGGTCTAGATCCCTTTGATCCATCAGATGCCAATGGCGACGTTAACGGTGACGGCTATACCAATATCGAAAAATTTATTCACGGCATAAACCCTAACGAAAAAGTGGATTGGACAGATCCCGCCAATAACCATGATACCTTAAATGCAAATGCTTTATGA
- a CDS encoding L-rhamnose mutarotase: MMSMVFSCNAGANYHNAHSPYLVQVVATVAADEMIHRFYELAKESGIEKPLLYQWENHHILYGTKAESERFYKNCLEAYPLYDVQLLEAPFYTFDRKRCQDKESIAVKEYDHVLLSANLVKDSTLQQEYLDYHTQQFEQWPEVSQGFCKAMFQQVLLYRAGRQLFLVISIPKGADFESLDKKTVENNSRGEEWNKLMAKYQEGLPGTSEGEVWVFFNLNK, translated from the coding sequence ATGATGTCAATGGTTTTTTCGTGTAATGCTGGAGCGAATTACCATAACGCTCACTCCCCGTACTTGGTACAGGTTGTTGCTACAGTGGCTGCTGACGAAATGATCCATCGCTTTTATGAGCTCGCCAAAGAAAGTGGAATTGAAAAACCTTTACTTTATCAATGGGAAAATCACCATATACTGTACGGCACAAAAGCCGAATCGGAGCGATTCTATAAAAATTGTTTAGAGGCCTATCCGTTGTATGATGTGCAGTTGTTAGAAGCGCCGTTTTACACTTTTGATCGAAAACGCTGCCAGGATAAAGAATCTATTGCAGTCAAAGAATATGATCATGTGCTTTTATCTGCCAATCTGGTGAAAGATAGTACCCTCCAGCAAGAATACCTAGATTATCATACACAACAATTCGAGCAATGGCCAGAAGTTTCACAAGGGTTTTGTAAGGCAATGTTTCAGCAGGTGCTTTTATATAGAGCTGGTAGACAATTATTCTTGGTCATCAGTATTCCTAAGGGAGCCGACTTTGAAAGCTTGGATAAGAAAACGGTGGAAAATAATTCCAGAGGGGAGGAATGGAATAAGCTCATGGCAAAATATCAAGAAGGGCTTCCGGGAACGAGCGAAGGTGAAGTTTGGGTGTTTTTTAATTTAAATAAATAA
- a CDS encoding Gfo/Idh/MocA family protein → MLKLGILGLGEGRSTISAALNSSKIELIKICDRNEAVCKQRAEEFDFHLYVTNYQDLLDDPEIDAIAIYTPDKLHAEHVKSALKHGKHVICTKPFIDNLAHAQELLALSVSSGKRVFVGQSSRFFEPMKRQRADFENGLIGELITIEGYYHADHRWFLEKPWSLESSFKWLYGGLSHPVDFVRWYLPDIDEVMGYGMLSANGLKGGLKHEDTMHFIFKARDGRIARVSGAYTGPIQPVLRDSEMSCILRGTEGCSQADYMDLRYAITTNNGDEQILTWEHKLKHYFRFEGKSHHAGEYQNYLEYFADCLAAETVAYPDMIEGIGTVALLQAMDRSIKKGRPVKLNEIWSEYGLDELNIR, encoded by the coding sequence ATGTTAAAATTAGGAATACTGGGATTAGGAGAAGGTAGAAGTACAATATCTGCTGCGTTGAATAGTTCAAAGATTGAATTGATAAAAATATGTGATCGTAATGAAGCTGTTTGTAAGCAACGTGCGGAAGAGTTTGATTTTCATCTCTATGTAACTAATTATCAGGACTTGCTTGATGATCCTGAAATTGATGCCATTGCTATCTATACACCAGATAAGCTGCATGCCGAACATGTGAAATCAGCACTGAAGCATGGTAAGCATGTGATCTGTACCAAGCCTTTTATAGATAATCTCGCACATGCGCAAGAATTGTTGGCCTTAAGCGTGTCTAGTGGTAAAAGGGTTTTCGTAGGACAAAGTTCGCGGTTTTTTGAGCCTATGAAAAGGCAGCGAGCCGATTTTGAGAATGGGCTGATTGGTGAGCTGATTACCATTGAGGGGTATTATCATGCCGATCACCGCTGGTTTTTAGAGAAACCGTGGTCCCTGGAAAGCAGCTTTAAATGGCTCTATGGAGGGCTAAGCCACCCTGTGGATTTTGTGCGCTGGTATTTGCCCGATATCGATGAAGTTATGGGTTACGGTATGTTGAGCGCCAATGGGCTAAAAGGTGGTTTAAAGCATGAGGATACCATGCATTTCATTTTTAAAGCACGAGATGGCCGGATAGCGCGAGTAAGTGGTGCGTATACTGGCCCGATCCAACCTGTATTGCGCGATAGCGAAATGAGCTGTATCCTAAGAGGCACTGAGGGATGCAGTCAGGCCGATTACATGGATTTGCGTTACGCGATCACAACAAATAACGGTGACGAACAGATCCTCACCTGGGAACATAAACTTAAACATTATTTTCGCTTTGAAGGAAAAAGCCATCATGCCGGTGAATACCAAAATTACCTGGAGTATTTTGCTGATTGCCTCGCGGCAGAAACTGTCGCATACCCTGATATGATCGAAGGGATAGGTACAGTAGCACTGCTGCAGGCAATGGATCGCTCAATAAAAAAAGGGAGGCCGGTGAAGTTAAACGAAATTTGGAGTGAATACGGTTTGGACGAATTAAATATCCGATAA
- a CDS encoding sodium/solute symporter (Members of the Solute:Sodium Symporter (SSS), TC 2.A.21 as described in tcdb.org, catalyze solute:Na+ symport. Known solutes for members of the family include sugars, amino acids, nucleosides, inositols, vitamins, urea or anions, depending on the system.), which yields MSNIAERLTLLDYGIIGAYLILLMIIGLSSSLFNRNKVDKPLFLAHNSLGWASIGFNMWATNVGPSMLLAFASIGYTTGIVAVNFDWYAFVFLLLLALVFAPRYLGARVSTLPEFMGRRYGDTTRNILAWYSLVKMLISWLTLGLFAGGFLIRQVLGIPMWQSVTVLVFFAAFFTYMGGLKTIARINIFQMLLLIIVSCLLSILGIAKAGGLASVYHAVPADYWNLIHSARDPHYPWYAILLGYPVAAIAFFCTDQAMVQSVLGARSLEQGQLGVNFIAWLKILSLPLFILTGILCYVLYPELEDPSEAYMTMVTHLFPTGLNGLVIVVLIAVLVGTIGSSLNSLSTVFTVDIYVKKINPQASNRQMVKVGRYTILAGCIFAVLAALAIDEIKGLNLFDVFQSVLGFIAPPLSVVFLLTVFWKRTSRAAVNFVLSLGSVLSLGIGVLYLWVFTPDKFPIWPHYLMLSFCIFVLLMLFAVIISLFTGKREQLPNIPYIAVQPTNRVRWVWSLLIMVMFVLYIFFNGH from the coding sequence ATGAGTAATATTGCAGAGCGGCTTACCCTGCTCGACTATGGAATTATTGGTGCCTACTTAATTTTGCTGATGATTATTGGGCTTAGCTCAAGTCTTTTTAATCGAAATAAAGTAGACAAACCGCTCTTTTTGGCACATAACTCCTTGGGATGGGCAAGTATCGGCTTCAATATGTGGGCCACTAACGTAGGACCATCGATGTTATTGGCTTTTGCGAGCATAGGTTACACAACCGGTATTGTAGCAGTTAATTTCGATTGGTATGCCTTCGTTTTTTTACTTCTTTTGGCCCTCGTTTTCGCACCACGTTATCTAGGTGCTCGGGTTAGTACATTGCCTGAATTTATGGGAAGGCGGTATGGCGATACCACTCGTAATATATTGGCGTGGTACTCATTGGTTAAAATGTTGATTTCCTGGCTTACTTTAGGACTTTTTGCCGGAGGCTTTTTAATTAGGCAAGTTTTAGGTATTCCTATGTGGCAATCAGTCACCGTATTAGTTTTTTTTGCTGCATTTTTTACTTATATGGGAGGACTTAAAACTATCGCCCGAATCAATATTTTTCAGATGCTCTTACTAATAATAGTATCCTGCTTGTTGAGTATACTTGGTATAGCTAAGGCGGGTGGATTAGCTTCAGTATACCATGCTGTGCCTGCCGATTATTGGAATCTGATACACTCGGCAAGAGATCCACATTACCCATGGTACGCGATCTTGTTGGGATATCCTGTTGCCGCTATCGCTTTCTTCTGTACCGATCAGGCCATGGTGCAGTCTGTACTAGGTGCCAGAAGCCTTGAACAGGGTCAACTTGGGGTTAACTTTATAGCATGGTTAAAAATCCTATCCTTACCGCTATTTATCTTAACCGGAATTCTGTGCTATGTTCTGTATCCTGAACTGGAAGACCCCTCCGAGGCTTATATGACCATGGTAACTCATCTCTTTCCCACTGGGCTAAACGGTTTGGTAATTGTAGTCTTGATCGCCGTGCTTGTGGGCACCATTGGTTCGTCACTTAATTCCCTGAGTACAGTGTTTACAGTCGATATTTATGTAAAGAAGATAAATCCGCAAGCAAGCAACAGGCAAATGGTAAAGGTGGGCAGGTATACGATTCTAGCGGGTTGTATATTTGCCGTATTGGCAGCTTTAGCGATTGATGAGATAAAAGGCCTGAACCTATTCGACGTGTTTCAATCGGTATTGGGTTTTATTGCACCTCCTTTATCTGTAGTTTTCCTACTAACGGTGTTCTGGAAACGAACCAGCAGAGCTGCGGTTAATTTTGTACTGTCCCTGGGATCTGTATTAAGTTTAGGTATTGGTGTATTATATCTATGGGTGTTCACGCCCGATAAATTTCCTATTTGGCCACACTACCTGATGCTGTCCTTCTGCATTTTTGTGTTGTTGATGCTTTTTGCGGTAATTATTTCACTCTTCACGGGGAAAAGAGAACAATTGCCTAATATCCCCTATATCGCTGTTCAACCTACTAATCGCGTTAGGTGGGTTTGGTCACTGTTGATTATGGTCATGTTTGTATTATACATATTTTTTAACGGACATTGA
- a CDS encoding alpha-L-rhamnosidase C-terminal domain-containing protein: MNFCRSIRNYLPVALLFLTHLFSTAVVAQGRATWVWYPGDFEIWLSNQMQNKRTERGTFFPPFWRMDNPYTLLDFHKVVEIEEAEDVDIYAEGQYHVKLDGKMIEGYPKTIHVPAGKHKINLKVYAQDKVPAIYLQGKKIVSDSSWLVTDEDKEWIDETGKASDQSGTTWVQAGSWNFDSPADRPSKFRLATRSQWALSEKTKSPGILVDFGKETFGFIKLHGLQGAGKVSLYYGESEEEALAIETCETLDRLQIDLTLRQDSTLTTSKAFRYVYVVPDKPVKVDSISMLYEYLPLEVRGSFRCSDDELNRIWEVSKYTMELTSREFFIDGIKRDRWIWSGDAYQSYLMNYYLFFDSPSVRRTTLALRGKEPVSSHINTIMDYTFYWFLGIYDYYLYTGDQQFIKQFYPRMQSLMEFCLQRKNEDGFMEGLAGDWVFVDWAEGLSKAGELSFEQLLFCRSLETMALCANLVGDGKSAEYYKQEADQLKQKIFTNYWNEQRQAFVHSRINGKATDHVTRYTNMFAIFFDYLNTPQQQEVKKGVLLNQDVPKITTPYMRFYELEALCALKEQQYVLKEIKNYWGGMLALGATSFWEEYDPQKEGEEHYAMYGRPFGKSLCHAWGASPIYLLGKYFLGVRPTSPGYETYLVEPELGGLKWMEGKVPTPDGSIEVYCSKQEIRVQADEGRGILRVKSKTKPTGLDVEAVEKAKGVYEITLSADRTYTIKYDAVD; this comes from the coding sequence ATGAACTTTTGTCGATCTATAAGAAACTATTTGCCCGTTGCGCTACTATTTCTAACACATCTTTTTTCAACAGCAGTTGTCGCACAAGGCAGAGCTACTTGGGTTTGGTATCCTGGTGATTTTGAAATCTGGCTAAGTAACCAAATGCAGAATAAACGTACGGAGAGAGGAACCTTTTTTCCTCCGTTTTGGCGGATGGACAACCCCTATACACTCCTAGACTTCCATAAAGTTGTTGAAATAGAAGAGGCTGAAGACGTAGACATTTATGCCGAAGGACAATATCATGTAAAATTAGATGGCAAAATGATAGAAGGCTATCCGAAAACCATCCACGTGCCTGCAGGGAAACATAAAATTAATTTAAAAGTTTATGCGCAAGACAAGGTGCCTGCTATCTATTTACAGGGGAAAAAGATCGTTTCGGATAGTTCGTGGTTGGTTACCGATGAAGATAAGGAATGGATTGATGAAACAGGTAAGGCCTCCGATCAGTCAGGTACTACTTGGGTGCAGGCCGGTTCATGGAATTTTGATAGTCCAGCAGATAGACCTTCTAAATTCCGCTTGGCTACCCGTTCGCAGTGGGCGCTTTCAGAAAAGACAAAAAGCCCGGGTATCTTAGTGGATTTTGGTAAAGAAACCTTCGGCTTCATAAAGCTCCATGGCTTACAGGGGGCAGGAAAAGTTTCGCTTTACTATGGTGAGTCAGAAGAAGAGGCGCTGGCCATAGAAACTTGCGAAACATTGGACCGTCTACAGATAGACCTTACACTTAGACAGGATTCTACATTAACTACATCTAAAGCGTTTCGATACGTTTATGTGGTGCCTGATAAACCCGTAAAGGTGGATTCCATATCGATGTTGTACGAATATCTTCCTTTAGAAGTTCGGGGAAGCTTTCGTTGCTCAGACGATGAACTTAACCGTATCTGGGAGGTGTCTAAGTATACTATGGAACTAACGAGTCGGGAGTTTTTTATTGACGGCATTAAGCGTGATCGCTGGATCTGGTCGGGCGACGCTTACCAAAGCTATCTTATGAATTACTATCTATTCTTCGACTCACCTTCAGTAAGGCGTACCACCTTGGCTCTGCGGGGTAAAGAGCCCGTAAGTAGTCATATTAACACGATCATGGACTATACGTTTTATTGGTTTCTAGGTATTTATGATTACTATTTGTACACGGGCGATCAACAATTTATCAAACAGTTTTACCCCAGAATGCAAAGCCTGATGGAGTTTTGTTTGCAAAGAAAAAACGAAGATGGCTTCATGGAGGGGTTGGCTGGCGATTGGGTGTTTGTAGATTGGGCAGAAGGTCTAAGTAAAGCGGGAGAACTAAGTTTCGAGCAATTACTGTTCTGTAGAAGTCTGGAAACAATGGCATTATGTGCAAATCTCGTTGGCGACGGGAAGTCCGCCGAATATTATAAACAAGAAGCCGATCAATTGAAACAAAAAATATTTACCAACTACTGGAATGAACAAAGGCAAGCCTTCGTTCATAGCCGGATAAATGGCAAAGCTACCGATCATGTAACTCGTTATACCAATATGTTTGCCATTTTCTTTGACTATTTAAATACCCCACAACAACAAGAGGTAAAGAAAGGTGTACTGCTAAATCAGGACGTCCCTAAAATTACTACACCCTATATGCGATTTTATGAGCTGGAAGCACTATGTGCACTTAAAGAGCAGCAGTACGTATTAAAGGAAATAAAAAATTATTGGGGCGGAATGCTAGCTTTGGGCGCTACCTCTTTTTGGGAAGAATATGATCCGCAGAAAGAAGGTGAAGAACATTATGCGATGTATGGTCGGCCATTTGGCAAAAGCTTATGCCATGCGTGGGGCGCAAGTCCTATTTATCTTTTGGGAAAATATTTTCTAGGTGTAAGGCCTACTTCTCCTGGTTATGAGACCTACCTTGTGGAACCTGAGCTCGGTGGTTTGAAATGGATGGAGGGTAAGGTGCCAACACCTGACGGGAGCATCGAAGTTTATTGCAGTAAGCAAGAAATCCGTGTACAGGCAGATGAGGGGCGGGGGATTTTAAGAGTCAAAAGTAAAACGAAGCCCACCGGTTTAGATGTGGAAGCTGTTGAAAAAGCAAAGGGCGTATATGAGATAACATTATCAGCAGACCGTACATACACGATAAAATACGACGCTGTTGATTAA